In a genomic window of Pontibacter liquoris:
- a CDS encoding STAS/SEC14 domain-containing protein, whose product MKTHPIPSTYYCEFTELVAAWPASVSLTNVAGDTFVEFLKHYHSIEAKWHGHLTADDIVTAAKLYAKLLVKTPLRGLLNDKSEVTGDWSDANDWLEFEWAPQVVHLGLRCMAHVYSENMFSRLSARDLKQRVLPLLQMQNFDNRANAVTWLAQCLKTAKA is encoded by the coding sequence ATGAAAACGCACCCTATCCCTTCTACTTATTACTGTGAATTTACCGAACTGGTAGCCGCCTGGCCTGCTTCTGTTTCGCTCACGAACGTGGCAGGAGACACCTTTGTGGAGTTTCTGAAACATTACCACAGCATAGAGGCGAAATGGCACGGCCATCTTACCGCCGACGATATTGTGACCGCTGCCAAGCTATATGCCAAGCTGCTGGTCAAAACCCCGCTGCGTGGGTTGTTAAATGATAAGAGTGAGGTGACAGGCGATTGGTCGGATGCAAACGATTGGCTGGAGTTTGAGTGGGCTCCGCAGGTCGTACATTTAGGGCTCCGCTGCATGGCACACGTCTACTCCGAGAACATGTTCAGCCGGCTCTCCGCGCGTGACCTGAAGCAGCGCGTCCTTCCTTTGCTACAAATGCAGAATTTTGATAATCGTGCAAACGCGGTTACCTGGCTGGCCCAATGCCTGAAAACGGCAAAAGCCTGA
- a CDS encoding deoxynucleoside kinase, with protein sequence MHIAIVGNIGAGKTTLATKLSQHFKWDLYLEAVENNPYLKDFYEDMERWAFHLQVFFLNSRFTQVQQIQSNGHDVIQDRTIYEDAYIFAKNLHQSGLMSSRDYDNYFALFQSMISMVKAPDLMIYLKADLPKLIGQIEKRNRDYESSISINYLRNLNDHYNSWMSTYDQGKQLVIDVNNLDFVANPEDLGSIIEKIQAELYGLF encoded by the coding sequence ATGCACATTGCAATCGTCGGCAATATTGGCGCCGGCAAAACTACCCTGGCTACCAAGCTGTCGCAACATTTTAAGTGGGACCTTTACCTGGAGGCGGTAGAGAACAATCCGTACCTGAAAGACTTTTACGAAGACATGGAGCGCTGGGCTTTTCACCTGCAGGTCTTCTTCCTCAACAGCCGCTTTACGCAGGTGCAGCAGATCCAGTCCAATGGCCACGACGTGATCCAGGACCGCACCATTTACGAAGATGCCTACATCTTTGCCAAGAACCTGCACCAGTCGGGGCTGATGAGCTCCCGGGATTATGATAATTACTTTGCCCTGTTCCAGTCGATGATCAGCATGGTGAAAGCGCCTGACCTGATGATCTACCTCAAAGCCGACCTGCCAAAACTCATCGGGCAGATTGAAAAGCGCAACCGCGATTATGAGAGCAGCATCAGTATTAACTACCTGCGCAACCTCAACGACCATTACAACAGCTGGATGAGCACCTACGACCAGGGCAAGCAACTGGTCATCGACGTAAATAACCTCGACTTTGTCGCCAACCCGGAAGACCTCGGAAGCATCATCGAAAAGATCCAGGCAGAACTGTATGGCTTGTTTTAA
- a CDS encoding SPW repeat domain-containing protein: MWAQIINALLGIWLMASPAILSSDKAAATNAYIVGPLIAAFATISWWEATRVVRLYSLPLGAWLLLAPWVLNYHNTTATLNAMLVGALVIGLSLVKGKVHTRLGGSWAGIWAKEPLHKQEAGKQPRV; the protein is encoded by the coding sequence ATGTGGGCACAGATCATCAATGCGCTACTGGGAATCTGGCTAATGGCATCGCCGGCCATACTTAGCTCCGATAAGGCCGCTGCAACCAATGCCTATATTGTGGGCCCGCTGATTGCCGCTTTTGCCACTATCTCGTGGTGGGAGGCCACGCGGGTGGTGCGCCTCTATAGTCTTCCGCTGGGCGCCTGGCTGCTGCTGGCCCCCTGGGTGCTAAATTACCATAACACAACCGCTACGCTAAATGCCATGCTGGTAGGTGCACTTGTGATCGGCCTGAGTTTAGTGAAAGGAAAAGTACACACCCGCTTGGGCGGCAGTTGGGCGGGTATCTGGGCAAAAGAGCCGCTCCATAAGCAGGAAGCCGGCAAACAACCACGGGTTTAA
- a CDS encoding APC family permease, which yields MQTTEDSKLQQHTEHKSGFKREITLFDGIMLVTGSMIGSGIFIVTADISRTVTTPANMLLVWLISGFLTMVGAISYGELSAMFPNVGGQYVYLKEAYNKMVAFLYGWTLFLVIQTGVIAAVAVAFASFTGVLIPWFSDQNVLFEVGPLRFTSLQLLAISSIIFLTYSNANGVKRGKLIQNIFSSTKLIALFGLILSGLLFGVNETAVTANFTNFWEGAGTTAALPTSSALIAAFGIAMVGALFSSDSWNNIGFSGDEIVNPKRTIVLSMVIGTAIVTGIYLLLNVVYLLVLPLNGSADAPTVIGQGIAFASNNRVGTAAAAVIGGYKATVAIAILIMISTFGCNNGAILSGARVYYAIAKDGLFFARMGRLNKNGVPAAALWLQCIWACLLCLSGTYGNLLDYVVFAVMLFYILTIVGVFVLRVRRPDLPRPYKALGYPVLPAMYVVLASAICLILLVEKPAYTWPGFIIVGLGIPVYYFFGSKFKKEVS from the coding sequence ATGCAAACCACAGAAGACTCTAAACTGCAGCAGCACACCGAACACAAAAGCGGGTTTAAACGCGAGATTACCCTTTTCGACGGAATCATGCTGGTGACAGGAAGTATGATCGGATCAGGGATCTTTATTGTAACTGCGGATATTTCGCGCACGGTTACAACACCGGCCAACATGCTGCTGGTATGGCTCATATCCGGTTTCCTGACCATGGTGGGGGCAATCAGTTATGGCGAGCTTTCGGCGATGTTCCCCAACGTGGGCGGCCAGTATGTGTACCTGAAGGAAGCTTACAATAAAATGGTGGCTTTTTTATATGGCTGGACCTTGTTCCTGGTGATCCAGACAGGTGTGATCGCGGCCGTGGCCGTGGCATTTGCCAGCTTCACCGGTGTGCTCATTCCCTGGTTCAGCGACCAGAACGTGTTGTTTGAAGTTGGTCCGCTCCGGTTTACCTCGCTGCAGTTGCTGGCCATCAGCAGTATCATCTTTCTCACCTACAGTAATGCCAACGGGGTTAAAAGAGGCAAACTGATCCAGAACATCTTCAGCAGCACCAAACTTATTGCTTTGTTCGGGCTTATACTTTCGGGCCTGCTCTTTGGCGTAAATGAAACCGCCGTTACAGCCAACTTTACCAATTTCTGGGAAGGTGCCGGCACGACCGCTGCCCTCCCGACCAGTTCGGCGCTGATCGCAGCGTTTGGTATTGCAATGGTAGGCGCGCTCTTTTCTTCCGATTCGTGGAACAATATCGGCTTCTCAGGCGATGAAATTGTGAACCCCAAACGTACTATCGTATTAAGTATGGTGATCGGCACAGCCATTGTGACGGGTATATACCTGCTCCTGAACGTAGTATACCTGCTGGTGCTGCCCCTAAACGGATCGGCTGATGCCCCAACGGTAATAGGACAAGGAATTGCCTTTGCCAGCAACAACCGCGTGGGCACCGCAGCCGCTGCGGTTATTGGCGGCTACAAAGCGACCGTGGCCATTGCTATCCTGATCATGATCTCTACGTTTGGCTGTAATAACGGCGCTATCCTTTCCGGCGCCCGCGTATACTATGCCATTGCAAAAGATGGTTTATTCTTTGCCCGCATGGGCCGTTTAAATAAAAACGGAGTACCGGCTGCGGCCCTTTGGCTGCAGTGCATCTGGGCCTGCCTGCTCTGCCTTTCGGGCACCTACGGCAACCTGCTGGACTATGTGGTATTTGCCGTGATGCTCTTTTATATACTTACCATTGTAGGGGTATTTGTGCTGCGCGTGCGCCGTCCGGACCTGCCCCGCCCTTACAAAGCGCTGGGGTACCCTGTCCTGCCGGCCATGTACGTGGTGCTGGCATCGGCCATCTGCCTTATTCTGCTGGTAGAAAAACCCGCCTATACCTGGCCCGGGTTCATCATTGTAGGCCTGGGCATACCGGTCTATTATTTCTTCGGAAGTAAATTCAAAAAAGAAGTATCCTAA
- a CDS encoding PIG-L family deacetylase, translating to MKKHSLLFRTLRILPLLLVLLQPLQAQTPAKHPAGSVLQDLKKLQVLGSVLYVAAHPDDENTRLIAYLSNEKLYNTGYLAITRGDGGQNLIGPEIREDLGIIRTQELLQARRVDGGHQFFTRANDFGFSKNPEETFTIWDKEQVLADMVWVIRKFRPDVMITRFPPDERAGHGHHTASAILAAEAFDAAGDARRFPEQLKYVEVWQPRRLFWNTGVWSFKSQEEFEKFGKDLLKIDVGGYNPLLGKSYGELAAESRSMHKSQGFGSSGSRGSALEYFQLVKGDKATQSLLEGVNTTWSRVKGGEKVQKLLQKAIDTYQPAQSAAVVPTLLAAKKELDKLPDSYWKQVKAEELQDVLQEAMGLYLEVTANDYAATPGGEVKLQIEAINRSALPVTLKHVRYAFASKDTTLNYNLPDNEPLKYSTAATLPASMPYSQPYWLRKPGTLGMFAIENQQEVGMPENAPAAQVAFELQVTGQPLTVTVPVVYKRTDPVAGEVYRPFIVTPPVFVNVTEKVYMFASQEPKPVQVLVKAGRENLAGSLQLQVPQGWRTEPASVPFTLKEKGGELLVRFMVYPPQGQQEAQLQAVATVDGKNYSQELKEINYSHIPAQVKFPDATAKIVKLDLKKQGQQIGYIMGAGDEIPASLQQIGYNVTLLGDQDMRLSRLQQYDAIIVGVRAYNTVGRLKFWQPVLLEYVKNGGNMIVQYNNNSGLVTPNIAPYPLKLSRDRVTVEDAPVRFLAPGHPVLNTPNKITQQDFSGWVQERGTYFANEWSNDFVPILSSNDPGEAPANGGLLVALYGKGNYIYTGYAFFRELPAGVPGAYRLFANLISLGKNNSDRNSKAAK from the coding sequence ATGAAAAAGCACTCTTTGCTATTCCGAACCCTCCGGATCCTGCCCCTGTTGCTCGTTTTATTACAGCCGCTGCAGGCGCAAACGCCGGCCAAACACCCGGCCGGCAGCGTGCTGCAGGACCTCAAAAAGCTGCAGGTGCTGGGCTCGGTGCTGTATGTGGCCGCGCACCCCGACGATGAGAACACCCGCCTGATCGCGTACCTGAGCAACGAAAAACTATACAACACCGGCTACCTGGCCATAACGCGCGGCGATGGCGGGCAAAACCTGATCGGCCCGGAAATTCGCGAAGACCTGGGCATTATCCGCACGCAGGAGCTGCTGCAGGCCCGGCGTGTAGACGGTGGCCACCAGTTCTTTACCCGCGCCAACGACTTTGGCTTTTCTAAAAATCCGGAAGAAACCTTTACTATCTGGGATAAAGAGCAGGTGCTGGCCGACATGGTCTGGGTGATCCGCAAATTCCGGCCCGATGTCATGATTACCCGCTTCCCGCCAGATGAGCGCGCCGGTCACGGCCACCACACCGCCTCGGCCATACTTGCCGCCGAAGCATTTGACGCCGCCGGCGACGCAAGGCGCTTTCCCGAGCAACTGAAATATGTGGAAGTATGGCAGCCCAGGCGCCTGTTCTGGAACACGGGCGTATGGTCGTTTAAAAGCCAGGAGGAGTTTGAAAAGTTTGGCAAAGACCTGCTTAAAATAGATGTGGGCGGTTATAATCCGCTGTTGGGCAAATCCTATGGCGAGTTGGCCGCCGAAAGCCGCAGCATGCACAAAAGCCAGGGTTTCGGATCCTCGGGGAGCCGGGGCAGTGCGCTGGAATATTTTCAGCTGGTAAAAGGCGACAAAGCCACGCAAAGCCTGCTGGAGGGTGTGAACACCACCTGGAGCCGTGTGAAGGGCGGCGAAAAAGTGCAGAAACTGCTGCAGAAAGCCATCGATACCTATCAACCAGCTCAGTCGGCGGCAGTAGTGCCGACGCTATTAGCTGCAAAAAAAGAACTCGACAAATTGCCCGACAGCTACTGGAAACAAGTGAAAGCAGAAGAACTGCAGGACGTGTTGCAGGAAGCGATGGGCTTATACCTGGAGGTTACCGCAAACGATTATGCCGCTACGCCCGGTGGGGAGGTAAAACTGCAGATCGAAGCCATTAACCGCTCTGCCCTGCCAGTTACGTTGAAGCACGTGCGCTACGCTTTTGCCTCCAAAGACACGACACTCAACTATAACCTGCCGGATAACGAGCCGCTAAAGTATAGCACTGCTGCTACGCTGCCGGCTAGTATGCCGTATTCGCAGCCTTACTGGCTCCGCAAGCCGGGCACGCTGGGTATGTTCGCCATCGAAAACCAACAGGAGGTGGGCATGCCCGAAAATGCGCCTGCCGCGCAGGTAGCCTTCGAGCTGCAGGTAACAGGCCAGCCGCTTACTGTAACCGTGCCGGTGGTATACAAACGCACCGATCCGGTAGCCGGCGAAGTATACCGCCCTTTTATCGTGACGCCGCCCGTTTTTGTAAACGTTACCGAGAAAGTATACATGTTTGCCAGCCAGGAGCCCAAACCGGTGCAGGTGCTGGTAAAGGCCGGCCGTGAAAACCTGGCCGGCAGCCTGCAACTGCAGGTACCACAAGGCTGGCGCACCGAGCCTGCTTCGGTGCCCTTCACCCTGAAAGAAAAAGGAGGGGAGCTGCTGGTGCGGTTTATGGTCTACCCGCCGCAGGGCCAGCAGGAAGCTCAGTTGCAGGCGGTTGCTACCGTAGATGGCAAGAACTACAGCCAGGAGCTCAAAGAGATCAACTACAGCCACATACCGGCGCAGGTCAAATTTCCGGATGCGACGGCAAAGATCGTGAAGCTCGATCTTAAAAAGCAGGGCCAGCAGATCGGCTACATCATGGGCGCCGGCGACGAGATTCCGGCTAGCCTGCAGCAGATCGGCTATAACGTGACGCTGCTGGGTGACCAGGACATGCGCCTGAGCCGCCTGCAGCAGTATGATGCCATTATTGTGGGCGTGCGCGCCTACAACACCGTGGGTCGTTTGAAATTCTGGCAACCGGTACTATTGGAGTACGTCAAGAACGGCGGCAACATGATCGTGCAGTATAACAACAATTCCGGGCTCGTAACGCCTAACATTGCACCGTACCCGCTCAAGTTGTCCCGCGACCGGGTGACGGTGGAAGATGCGCCGGTACGTTTTCTGGCCCCTGGTCACCCGGTTCTCAACACACCTAACAAGATCACGCAGCAGGATTTCTCGGGATGGGTGCAGGAGCGCGGCACTTACTTTGCCAACGAGTGGAGCAACGATTTTGTGCCAATCCTATCGTCTAATGATCCCGGCGAAGCGCCTGCGAACGGAGGGTTACTGGTAGCGCTCTATGGCAAGGGAAACTACATCTACACGGGCTATGCGTTCTTCCGGGAGCTGCCTGCCGGCGTGCCGGGTGCCTACCGCTTGTTTGCCAACCTAATCTCGTTGGGGAAGAACAACAGCGACAGGAACAGCAAGGCAGCCAAATAA
- a CDS encoding dipeptidyl-peptidase 3 family protein, with amino-acid sequence MKPRHILLMTALAAATVSCNSKKATETDTAKTAAAQPDDEIQQKLDMYTSVRLTTDMSKLSEKEKQMLPLLIEASDIMNKLYWYETYPQGDSLLAALDSAPAKNFVKLNYGPWDRLNDNEPFIAGVEPKPAGANFYPLDMTKEEFEGASLPDKTSQYTFLRRGTDGKLKTVPYHVQFKEEVQRAADLLKKAAALAEDSGLKKYLTLRADALLTDKYQPSDLAWMDMKNNKLDLVIGPIETYEDQLFGYKASHEAYVLVKDMDWSQRLAKFAAFLPELQRGLPIADKYKKEVPGSDADLNAYDVVYYAGEANAGGKTIAINLPNDEEVQLKRGTRRLQLKNAMRAKFDKIMEPIADELIVDEQQQHITFDAFFANTMFHEVAHGLGIKNTINGKGTVREALKEHASALEEGKADILGLYMITQLKEKGELEGQLEDYYTTFLAGIFRSVRFGAADAHGKANMVRFNFFKDHGAFERDEKSGKYRVNYPKMREAMNKLSETILTLQGNGDYAGVGKLVEEKGIISPQLQADLDRLAKKNIPVDIVFEQGTEVLGLK; translated from the coding sequence ATGAAACCACGCCACATACTTTTAATGACGGCGCTGGCAGCGGCAACTGTTAGCTGCAACAGCAAAAAAGCCACGGAAACCGATACCGCCAAAACCGCCGCTGCCCAGCCCGATGATGAGATTCAGCAGAAACTGGATATGTATACTTCTGTGCGCCTGACTACCGATATGAGCAAGCTCAGTGAAAAGGAAAAGCAAATGCTCCCGTTGCTCATCGAAGCATCCGATATTATGAACAAGCTGTACTGGTACGAAACGTATCCCCAGGGCGATTCGCTGTTAGCGGCCCTGGACAGTGCGCCTGCTAAGAACTTTGTGAAACTGAACTACGGCCCTTGGGACCGCCTCAACGATAACGAACCCTTTATTGCGGGCGTGGAACCCAAGCCGGCCGGCGCCAACTTCTATCCCTTAGATATGACCAAGGAAGAGTTCGAAGGGGCTAGCCTGCCGGATAAAACCAGCCAGTATACGTTTTTGCGGCGCGGCACCGATGGCAAACTGAAGACGGTGCCTTACCATGTGCAGTTTAAAGAAGAGGTGCAGCGCGCGGCCGACCTGCTGAAAAAGGCAGCCGCTCTGGCCGAAGACAGCGGTCTGAAGAAGTACCTGACCCTGCGTGCCGACGCCTTGCTTACAGACAAGTACCAGCCCAGCGACCTGGCCTGGATGGATATGAAGAATAACAAACTAGACCTGGTAATTGGCCCGATCGAGACATATGAGGACCAGTTGTTTGGTTACAAAGCATCGCACGAGGCCTATGTGCTGGTAAAAGACATGGACTGGAGCCAGCGACTGGCTAAGTTTGCCGCCTTTCTGCCGGAGCTGCAACGCGGCCTGCCCATAGCGGACAAGTATAAAAAAGAGGTGCCTGGCTCTGATGCCGACCTGAACGCCTACGATGTGGTATACTATGCCGGCGAAGCCAATGCAGGTGGCAAAACCATCGCCATTAACCTGCCCAACGACGAAGAAGTGCAGCTGAAGCGAGGCACCCGCCGCCTGCAGCTTAAAAATGCTATGCGTGCTAAATTCGATAAGATCATGGAGCCAATTGCCGATGAACTGATCGTGGATGAACAGCAGCAGCATATCACCTTTGATGCCTTTTTCGCCAACACCATGTTCCACGAAGTGGCACATGGCCTGGGGATCAAGAACACCATCAACGGCAAAGGCACCGTGCGGGAGGCCCTAAAAGAACATGCCTCGGCGCTGGAAGAAGGCAAAGCAGATATTCTGGGCCTGTATATGATCACGCAACTAAAGGAAAAAGGCGAGCTGGAAGGCCAGCTGGAGGATTATTATACCACGTTTCTGGCGGGTATTTTCCGGTCCGTGCGCTTTGGTGCTGCCGATGCGCATGGCAAAGCCAATATGGTGCGCTTCAATTTCTTTAAAGACCATGGCGCTTTTGAGCGGGATGAGAAATCGGGCAAGTACCGCGTGAACTACCCCAAGATGCGCGAAGCGATGAATAAACTCTCCGAAACCATCCTTACGCTGCAGGGCAACGGCGATTATGCCGGCGTAGGCAAACTGGTGGAGGAGAAAGGCATCATCAGTCCGCAGCTGCAGGCAGACCTCGACCGCCTCGCTAAAAAGAATATTCCGGTAGATATTGTATTTGAGCAAGGTACTGAGGTGTTAGGGTTGAAATAA
- a CDS encoding NAD(P)/FAD-dependent oxidoreductase: protein MQLSFWERDAYFGKLDILIIGSGIVGLNAALHLKTNQPQLKVMVVERGLLPTGGSSKNAGFACFGSPSELLEDLAYHSEEAVFGLVERRWRGLQRLRQNLGDAVLDYHRWGGYELFEAQQEPLYAECLAQLPYLNKQLQSITGEPAVYRAADHKIDTFGFKQVHHLLESTAEGQLDTGKMILALTQKVQQLGVLVLNGLEVLALHEENQGISATTRQGIPIQARAALVATNGFAQQLLPALSVVPARAQVLVTKPIPSLQIKGTFHYDKGFYYFRNIGNRVLFGGGRNLDFAAETTPELGLTPLVQQKLEELLRTVILPDTPFEVEHRWSGIMGMGREKTTIVQQVSEHISCAVRLSGMGVAIGSLVGEEGAALILQQL, encoded by the coding sequence ATGCAACTTAGCTTTTGGGAACGGGACGCCTATTTCGGCAAGTTGGATATACTGATCATTGGAAGCGGCATTGTGGGCCTGAATGCTGCCCTGCACCTTAAAACCAATCAGCCGCAGCTCAAAGTAATGGTGGTGGAACGGGGCTTGCTGCCCACGGGCGGCAGCTCCAAAAATGCCGGCTTCGCCTGCTTTGGCAGCCCGTCGGAGCTGTTGGAGGACCTGGCGTATCATTCCGAAGAGGCCGTGTTTGGTTTGGTGGAGCGGCGCTGGCGGGGCCTGCAACGGCTGCGCCAAAACCTGGGAGATGCCGTACTGGACTATCACCGTTGGGGAGGTTACGAGCTGTTTGAGGCGCAACAGGAACCGCTTTATGCCGAGTGCCTGGCACAACTGCCTTACCTCAACAAACAGCTGCAAAGTATAACCGGAGAACCTGCCGTTTATAGGGCTGCCGATCACAAGATCGACACCTTTGGCTTTAAACAGGTCCACCACCTGCTGGAAAGCACCGCCGAAGGCCAGCTGGATACGGGTAAAATGATCCTGGCGCTCACCCAGAAAGTGCAGCAGCTTGGCGTGCTGGTGCTTAATGGCCTGGAGGTACTGGCGCTGCACGAAGAAAACCAGGGTATAAGCGCCACTACCCGGCAAGGTATACCTATACAAGCGCGGGCGGCACTAGTTGCCACCAATGGGTTTGCTCAACAGCTTTTGCCTGCCCTTTCTGTCGTGCCGGCACGGGCGCAGGTGCTGGTCACCAAACCGATTCCTTCGCTTCAGATCAAAGGCACGTTCCACTACGACAAAGGCTTTTATTATTTCCGGAACATTGGCAACCGGGTATTGTTTGGTGGTGGCCGCAACCTCGATTTTGCAGCCGAGACGACCCCCGAACTCGGCCTGACGCCCCTGGTGCAGCAAAAGCTGGAGGAACTGCTCCGGACGGTTATACTTCCTGACACGCCTTTTGAGGTTGAGCACCGCTGGAGTGGCATCATGGGCATGGGTCGTGAGAAAACAACCATTGTGCAGCAGGTTTCCGAGCACATCAGCTGCGCCGTGCGCCTGAGCGGCATGGGCGTTGCCATTGGTTCGCTGGTAGGAGAAGAAGGGGCTGCCCTCATCCTACAACAGCTCTGA
- a CDS encoding vitamin K epoxide reductase family protein, with translation MNKGKEGIPPGWSYNPASWGQRLPIVGLALVGCGIATYLSLHQLKVFPTVWEPFFGNGSQKVLTSGVSQLLPVPDAVLGAAGYLSDAVAGAVGGRKRWKTMPWIVILFGLLVGPLGMISILLVVIQPVLYHAWCTLCLCSAAISVIMIGPAMDEMLASLQYMRRVKDARVSLWKAFWGYKSVQGKVI, from the coding sequence ATGAACAAAGGAAAAGAAGGCATTCCACCCGGTTGGAGCTATAACCCTGCCTCCTGGGGCCAGCGCCTGCCCATTGTCGGGTTGGCGCTGGTCGGGTGCGGCATTGCCACCTACCTGTCGCTGCATCAGCTAAAAGTATTCCCCACCGTCTGGGAACCCTTTTTCGGCAACGGGAGCCAGAAAGTGCTTACCTCGGGTGTATCGCAGTTGCTGCCCGTGCCGGATGCGGTGCTGGGTGCCGCGGGCTACCTTTCGGATGCTGTTGCAGGGGCTGTTGGCGGCAGGAAGCGTTGGAAAACTATGCCCTGGATTGTGATCCTGTTCGGACTGTTGGTAGGTCCGCTGGGCATGATCAGCATCTTGCTGGTGGTGATCCAGCCGGTCCTTTACCATGCCTGGTGCACCCTTTGCCTCTGCTCAGCGGCGATTTCCGTGATCATGATTGGGCCGGCTATGGATGAGATGCTGGCCAGCCTGCAGTATATGCGCCGGGTAAAAGATGCCCGGGTTTCGCTGTGGAAAGCATTCTGGGGTTATAAAAGTGTACAGGGTAAAGTAATTTAA
- a CDS encoding DUF2461 domain-containing protein, which translates to MNLPAILTFLEELQQNNSKDWMDLHRQDYIRAKNDFTDLVNFLLAQLKTLDPALHATTAAASIFRINKNDFSKKGEPPYKGHFAAGISPGGRHSAFANYVVILEPGGKSRAGGGIRRPSPAQLQRIREEIDYSPGELEAILAEPGFKAQFGGLQGVQRKSAPKGYAHTHPAIDLLKYDGYQALHFFTDQEVQQPDFAEKLLALYKQVTPLHQFLNRAQIAS; encoded by the coding sequence ATGAACCTACCTGCTATCCTGACCTTTTTAGAGGAGCTACAGCAAAACAACAGCAAGGACTGGATGGATCTGCACCGCCAGGACTATATCCGGGCAAAAAACGACTTTACCGACCTGGTAAACTTCCTGCTCGCGCAACTTAAAACCCTCGATCCTGCGCTGCACGCCACCACTGCAGCGGCATCAATCTTTCGGATCAATAAAAACGATTTTTCTAAAAAAGGAGAGCCACCCTATAAAGGGCATTTTGCAGCGGGTATCTCGCCGGGCGGGCGCCACTCGGCCTTTGCCAATTACGTCGTCATTCTGGAGCCGGGCGGTAAGTCGCGGGCAGGCGGCGGTATCCGGCGTCCTTCTCCGGCGCAATTGCAGCGCATTCGGGAAGAAATAGACTACAGCCCCGGCGAGCTGGAAGCTATTCTGGCAGAGCCGGGCTTTAAAGCGCAGTTCGGCGGCCTGCAAGGCGTACAGCGCAAGTCGGCACCCAAAGGCTATGCCCACACGCACCCGGCCATTGACCTGCTGAAGTATGACGGCTACCAGGCGCTGCACTTTTTTACAGACCAGGAGGTACAGCAGCCTGACTTTGCCGAAAAGCTGCTGGCATTGTATAAACAGGTAACGCCCCTGCATCAGTTTTTAAACCGGGCTCAAATAGCTAGTTAA
- a CDS encoding alpha/beta fold hydrolase has protein sequence MFTPTSAPHPTIYFISGLGADWRMFQFLKLPDFLPQQYVEWLPPLHLDEPLAAYAQRLKAQITTPNPILLGLSFGGVVAIELAKIMPIRKVILLSSLATRKALPRHYKVLGKTNLHRYLPFKLMQGIYPLAPPFFGAHTKPEKNLLKDVILDMDEVFLRWALGQLLGWQQQEVLPNIVQIHGTADLVLPLHDRSDIIKVPGGEHLMVMHQADEISAILSKILEAS, from the coding sequence TTGTTTACACCAACTTCCGCACCCCACCCTACCATTTACTTTATCAGCGGCCTTGGGGCCGACTGGCGCATGTTCCAGTTTTTGAAGCTCCCTGATTTTCTGCCCCAGCAGTATGTGGAATGGTTACCGCCCCTGCACCTCGACGAACCGCTGGCAGCGTATGCGCAACGGCTTAAGGCACAGATCACCACTCCGAACCCTATCCTTCTCGGCCTCTCGTTTGGCGGGGTGGTTGCCATTGAGCTGGCCAAGATCATGCCCATCCGCAAAGTGATCCTGCTCTCCAGCCTGGCCACACGTAAGGCGCTGCCCCGGCATTACAAAGTGCTCGGCAAAACCAACCTGCACCGCTACCTGCCCTTTAAGCTTATGCAGGGTATTTACCCGCTGGCACCGCCTTTTTTTGGCGCGCATACCAAACCGGAAAAAAACCTGCTCAAGGACGTAATCCTGGACATGGATGAGGTATTTCTACGCTGGGCTCTGGGGCAGTTACTTGGCTGGCAACAGCAGGAGGTATTACCCAATATAGTTCAGATACACGGCACTGCCGACCTGGTGCTGCCCCTGCACGACAGGTCCGATATTATTAAAGTGCCTGGCGGCGAACATTTGATGGTTATGCACCAGGCCGATGAAATTAGCGCTATATTGAGTAAAATTTTAGAAGCATCATGA